DNA sequence from the bacterium 336/3 genome:
CAAAACCTCATTTATATTTTATCTGAGCCTACCAAATACAATATTCCCCTCAAATGCTACATAAGATTGCAATCCATTTATATTAGAATTAACTGCTATTTCCAAGCCTATCTCTTTTGAGAACAGAAAATCTATACTTACTCTTGTTTTTAGACCTATTCCATTTCTAATTCTATAATCTGTCACTTTATATCCATTTCCCCCTAAAAAACCTCCACCAGAATAATACTCGAATAAAGGTGTTTTAAAATGCACCCATGAAGCTCCTAATTCTGTTCCAAAACGAATAGTTGGATGGTTGATAGGGATTTTTTTTATACAACTAACAGATACAAAACTTGAATATTGCCTGACTTTGTTATTTCCATTAAAAAGTGGCTGCCACAGAGGTATGGGTGTATATTTATAAGAAGAATTTTGAATTCCACCACTAATATTTAATCCATTATTTTTACTAAAAAAATAGGCTATATTCATACCACTACCCGAAGCAATTGAAAAGCCTCCATAGAGTATTCTTTTTTTAATAAGTATAGAGTCTTGAGCTTTTGCAGAAATACTCAAGAAACTCAATACAATCAAAATCAATCTTATTTTCATAAAAAAATGGTTTATAATTTATAGCTCTACCATAAATCATAAACCAAATTAAAAACAAAAAATATATTTCACAATCTTAATCCATCAAGAAAGGATAATCTTGTTGCACATAAATATCTGTAAATGCCTCTTTTGCATCTGGATATGGAGAGTTTTCGGCAAACTCTACAGAATCTTCTACTTCTGCCATAAGTCTTGCTTCTATTGCTTCCAAGTCTGCTTCTGTAGCATATTTTTTCTTGAGAATGGTTGCTCTTACCTGCTCAATCGGATCAAGAGCTTTGTATGCTTCCAATTCTTCTTTTGTACGATATTTGGCTGGGTCAGACATTGAGTGTCCACGATAACGGTATGTTCTGAATTCCAACAAAGTAGGTCCATTTCCACTTCTCGCTCTTTCTGCTGCTCTTTCTACTGCCAAATGAACTTCTTCTACATTCATAGCATCTACAGGCTCAGAAGGCATATCATAGCTTTCACCCAATTGGTATAATTCTGTTACATTAGAAGTACGCCCAACAGATGTACCCATTGCATAACCATTGTTTTCAATAACAAAAATTACAGGCAATTGCCACAACATAGCCATATTAAAGGCTTCGTGAAGAGCTCCTTGTCTGGTTGCTCCATCACCCATGTAACAAATACAAAGATTTTTAGTTTTGTTATATTTTTCTGCGAAAGCTAATCCAGCCCCCAAAGGAATTTGTCCACCTACAATTCCGTGTCCACCTACAAAATTAACTGCTTTATCAAAAATATGCATAGAGCCTCCCTTACCTTTTGAGCAACCTGTTGCTTTTGCAAAAAGCTCCGCCATCACAGCTCTTGAAGTTGTGCCTAACGCCAATGGATGTCCGTGGTCTCTATATGCAGTAATCCATTTATCATCTTTGGTAAGAGCAGAAGCAGCACCTACTGCACAAGCCTCTTGCCCTATGTACAAGTGGCAAAAGCCTTTGATTTTCTGTCTTCCATATAATTGTCCAGCCTTTTCTTCAAAACGACGGATTAAAAGCATCTTTTCAAACCAAAAGAGATAAGTTTCTTTAGAAAATTCTCTTTTGTTAGAAGTCTCCTTTTTAGAAGTCTTTTGTGTTGTAGAAGTTTTTGCCTTTGCCATATTTTTTATTGATTACAATTCACTATACTGACATTTATTTTATTTGAGTATAAAAACTGATTCGCAAATATTATATCTTATTACTCTAATCTTATCTTAATTTTACCATTCACCAATTTCTAACTCATGGTAAGTAGTATTGCCTAGTCTGTGTTTTTCTGCCAATATTTCCATCATACCATCTTTTAAACCTAAACCTGGTACAATAATTTCTTTAATTTTAGCCCATTTCATGACAGAAAGATATACATTAGAGGCTGGCGTAATAATATCTGCTCTGTCAGGGTTCAACTCCCATTCATTTATCAGCTCCTCCAAAGAGTATTTACTTAATGTTTCTAAGACTTCTTCTATATCTTTGGTGGTCAAAGATTTACTTTTTCTTTTAGAAAGTTCTAAAATTTTATTAATGTTTCCACCTATTCCTACTGCTGTAAGTTTAGGTACAGCATCTTTGATATTTTTTTCTACCCAGTTTTGCATTTCTTTCCAAACTTTTTCAGGAACAGCTTTTTCAAGCAACCTTACTGAGCCTATCTCAAATGACTTAGAAAACAATGCTTTTTTCTGTGAAAACAAAGTAACTTCTGTGCTTCCTCCACCTACATCAATATGCAAATAATTTCTATCATCCAAAACTCTTAATAAGCCTTTATTCACTACTTCACTTTCTTCATCACCCGAAATGATTTGTAAATCCATTCCAAGTTCCTCTTTTACCTTTTTAGCTATTTCTTCTCCATTTTTTGCTTCTCTCATAGCTGAAGTCGCCATCATCAGATAATCATCAACTTCATGTAAATCTATGAGTAACTTATAAGCATGCAATAACTTTAGTATTTGCTCTTCTTTTTCTGCACTGATTTTTTCTTCGTTAAATACTTCTAATCCTAGTCGTAGTGGAAAACGAACATACTCTATCTTTTTGAAAGAAATACTGTCCTTGTGTTGAAGAACACTACTAATCTGCATTCTTGCAGCGTTGGAGCCAATATCTATAGCAGCAAATTTCATCAAAGCGTTTTTGCAAACATAACCTTACAAACTAAGATTTGCAAATAAATTTATTTTTCAAAAAACTACTATTTTTCTATTTGAGTCAGTCACTACCAGCTTTGTATTCAAAGTTATCAAAACTATCAATCTTGAAATTAAAAATCCAAAGCTTTTTAATTTGTATTTTTTTAATCTTAAAAATCTCTTAACTCCTGCAATTCTTTTCCAAAACCACCTGAAAGTATCGGGAAGCGACACCAAGTTTTTGGATCAAGGTTTTTGTCATCCAAATGAAAACTTGGAGCATAACGTTCTCTTTTCCATTGGTTTCTGCACCAAAGTTTAAAGAATTTTTCTACCCAAGCTTTTAATTGTAATCTGTCTGTTTGTGGGTACTTTTGTTCTAAAAGTAGCAGGCACTCAATTGGAGAACGTTTATCTCGGATAGCATACTCCTCTATATCATC
Encoded proteins:
- a CDS encoding pyruvate dehydrogenase, translating into MAKAKTSTTQKTSKKETSNKREFSKETYLFWFEKMLLIRRFEEKAGQLYGRQKIKGFCHLYIGQEACAVGAASALTKDDKWITAYRDHGHPLALGTTSRAVMAELFAKATGCSKGKGGSMHIFDKAVNFVGGHGIVGGQIPLGAGLAFAEKYNKTKNLCICYMGDGATRQGALHEAFNMAMLWQLPVIFVIENNGYAMGTSVGRTSNVTELYQLGESYDMPSEPVDAMNVEEVHLAVERAAERARSGNGPTLLEFRTYRYRGHSMSDPAKYRTKEELEAYKALDPIEQVRATILKKKYATEADLEAIEARLMAEVEDSVEFAENSPYPDAKEAFTDIYVQQDYPFLMD
- a CDS encoding phosphatase; protein product: MKFAAIDIGSNAARMQISSVLQHKDSISFKKIEYVRFPLRLGLEVFNEEKISAEKEEQILKLLHAYKLLIDLHEVDDYLMMATSAMREAKNGEEIAKKVKEELGMDLQIISGDEESEVVNKGLLRVLDDRNYLHIDVGGGSTEVTLFSQKKALFSKSFEIGSVRLLEKAVPEKVWKEMQNWVEKNIKDAVPKLTAVGIGGNINKILELSKRKSKSLTTKDIEEVLETLSKYSLEELINEWELNPDRADIITPASNVYLSVMKWAKIKEIIVPGLGLKDGMMEILAEKHRLGNTTYHELEIGEW